One segment of Bradyrhizobium sp. WD16 DNA contains the following:
- the mmsB gene encoding 3-hydroxyisobutyrate dehydrogenase yields the protein MAKVAFIGLGNMGGPMADNLVKAGHQVTGFDLVPASCEAAKAAGVTIAPSAAVAIKGASVVITMLPAGKHVVSVWGEVVPAAAPGTLMIDCSTVDVDSARQAHGLARAAGLKSVDAPVSGGVGGAKAATLTFMAGGEADAFAGAKSVLEAMGKKIVHCGAAGAGQAAKICNNMILGISMIGVCEAFALAEKLGLSHQALFDVAATSSGQCWSLTSYCPVPGPVPASPANNDYKPGFAAALMLKDLRLAQAAATTTGAATPLGAHAEQIYAAFDGAGNGGVDFSGIIRHLRDLAAPDRRT from the coding sequence ATGGCGAAAGTCGCATTCATCGGTCTCGGCAACATGGGCGGCCCGATGGCCGACAATCTGGTCAAGGCGGGTCATCAGGTCACCGGCTTCGATCTGGTGCCGGCGTCCTGCGAGGCAGCGAAGGCCGCGGGCGTGACCATCGCCCCGTCTGCCGCCGTCGCCATCAAGGGCGCCTCCGTCGTCATCACCATGCTGCCGGCCGGCAAACATGTGGTGTCGGTGTGGGGCGAGGTGGTGCCGGCGGCGGCACCTGGCACCTTGATGATCGACTGCTCGACGGTGGACGTCGACAGTGCGCGGCAGGCGCACGGGCTCGCCCGCGCGGCCGGCCTTAAGTCCGTCGACGCGCCGGTATCCGGCGGGGTCGGTGGCGCCAAGGCCGCGACGCTGACCTTCATGGCGGGCGGTGAGGCGGATGCCTTCGCCGGGGCGAAGTCCGTGCTCGAGGCCATGGGCAAGAAGATTGTTCACTGCGGCGCCGCCGGCGCCGGCCAGGCGGCCAAGATCTGCAACAACATGATCCTCGGCATCTCGATGATCGGCGTCTGCGAGGCCTTCGCTCTCGCCGAGAAGCTCGGTTTGTCCCACCAGGCGCTGTTCGATGTCGCCGCGACCTCGTCGGGCCAGTGCTGGTCGCTGACGAGCTACTGCCCGGTGCCGGGACCGGTCCCGGCGTCGCCGGCCAACAATGACTACAAGCCCGGTTTTGCCGCGGCCTTGATGCTCAAGGATCTGCGTCTCGCCCAGGCGGCCGCGACCACCACCGGCGCCGCGACGCCGCTCGGCGCCCATGCCGAACAGATCTATGCCGCTTTCGACGGCGCCGGGAATGGCGGCGTCGATTTTTCAGGTATCATCCGTCACCTGCGCGATCTTGCTGCCCCCGACCGGAGAACCTGA